A genomic stretch from Drosophila willistoni isolate 14030-0811.24 unplaced genomic scaffold, UCI_dwil_1.1 Seg190, whole genome shotgun sequence includes:
- the LOC6637785 gene encoding uncharacterized protein LOC6637785, whose protein sequence is MDFPVNIISASAFGSFGDIYRFEDGSGDARGPLLLGRSSYCGFRRVQGQGLDQNETEEGGVGGHRDVSRRHSVTTMATATTMAASSTMILSSRSSRLGIAEMNRNVVQPSMDIGEQRQQQYHRQQTGISMSFSMLLARSLTEEPTRMNPNILPSVDGVPFIMLGQERFELEPEAIFVLGMRLSVTKNAILMFFSSVGMFAVDHASKPRIFVYKNKQNGRSKGEATITYVYKSVHGGNGH, encoded by the exons ATGGACTTCCCGGTTAATATAAT tTCGGCTAGTGCTTTCGGTTCTTTTGGCGACATATATAGGTTCGAGGATGGCAGCGGAGATGCGCGTGGTCCATTGTTATTGGGCAGAAGCAGCTACTGTGGATTCCGCAGAGTTCAAGGTCAAGGGCTAGACCAGAACGAAACTGAAGAAGGTGGCGTTGGTGGACATCGTGACGTGAGTAGACGCCACAGTGTGACCACAATGGCAACGGCCACAACCATGGCGGCATCTTCAACCATGATATTGAGCTCGAGGTCAAGTCGTTTGGGGATAGCCGAAATGAACAGAAATGTGGTTCAGCCATCGATGGATATTGGtgaacagcgacaacaacaatatcatcGACAACAGACTGGCATATCCATGAGCTTCAGTATGTTATTGGCTAGGAGTTTGACAGAGGAACCGACACGTATGAATCCAAATATATTACCGTCCGTTGATGGTGTCCCGTTCATTATGCTCGGGCAAGAGCGATTCGAACTGGAACCTGAGGCGATCTTTGTGCTGGGCATGCGTCTGAGTGTGACGAAAAATGCTATTCTCATGTTCTTTAGTTCCGTGGGAATGTTCGCTGTCGACCATGCGAGTAAACCAAGGATTTTTGTGTacaaaaataagcaaaatggACGATCAAAGGGTGAGGCGAccattacatatgtatataagtccGTTCATGGCGGAAATGGCCATTAG